A genomic window from Glycine soja cultivar W05 chromosome 10, ASM419377v2, whole genome shotgun sequence includes:
- the LOC114371883 gene encoding serine/threonine-protein kinase STY46-like isoform X2, producing the protein MDLVEGVGESSSPPRAFSGYSNYDVRNDVYNRLLQTGHDQAVSNPDFREHLEAHFNRLPPSYGLDVNIDRAEDVLLHQSLLALAKDPHKRPVYHIRFLENISTRTDSEDQQILSTHYSPGSSSHATNGGAVSPGKSKMRDIANEFEPCSKLEDLNLDVRKNSKETEEKFLSDNFFQRLEHSSVPVHEIIFSTVDKPKLLSQLSALLSDIGLNIREAHVFSTTDGYSLDVFVVDGWPVEETDDLYDAMEKAVSRSEGSWSRSLKSHSAVEKALATEGKSGDWEIDRKLLKLGEKIASGSSGDLYRGVYLGEDVAVKVLRSEQLNDALEDEFAQEVAILRQVHHKNVVRFIGACTKCPHLCIITEYMPGGSLYDYVHKNHNVLELSQLLKFAIDVCKGMEYLHQSNIIHRDLKTANLLMDTHNVVKVADFGVARFLNQGGVMTAETGTYRWMAPEVINHQPYDQKADVFSFSIVLWELVTAKVPYDTMTPLQAALGVRQGLRPELPKNGHPKLLELMQRCWEAIPSHRPSFNEITAELENLLQEMEL; encoded by the exons ATGGATTTGGTGGAAGGCGTCGGAGAGAGTTCCTCGCCGCCGCGCGCCTTCAGCGGCTACAGCAACTACGACGTCCGCAACGATGTCTACAACCGCCTTCTTCAAACCGGCCACGACCAAGCCGTTTCCAACCCCGACTTCCGCGAACACTTGGAGGCTCACTTCAATCGCTTGCCACCGAG TTATGGACTCGATGTGAATATCGATAGAGCTGAAGATGTTCTGTTGCATCAATCCCTTCTTGCTTTGGCAAAGGACCCTCACAAGCGCCCTGTATACCATATACGCTTCCTTGAG AATATTTCAACTAGAACAGATAGTGAAGATCAACAAATTTTAAGTACTCATTATAGCCCAGGATCATCTTCCCATGCAACAAATGGGGGAGCTGTATCACCTGGTAAAAG TAAGATGAGGGATATTGCAAATGAGTTTGAGCCTTGCTCGAAGCTTGAGGACCTAAATTTGGATGTTAGAAAGAACTCAAAGGAGACAGAGGAAAAATTTCTCTCTGACAATTTTTTCCAGAG GCTTGAACATTCAAGTGTCCCCGttcatgaaataatattttccacTGTTGACAAGCCAAAGCTGTTAAGCCAG ctGTCCGCTTTGCTGTCTGATATTGGACTTAACATCCGTGAAGCTCATGTTTTCTCCACAACTGATGGCTATTCCCTTGACGTGTTTGTGGTGGATGGATGGCCAGTAGAG GAAACAGATGATTTGTATGATGCTATGGAAAAAGCTGTATCAAGAAGCGAG GGATCATGGTCTCGTTCTTTAAAATCTCATTCAGCTGTGGAGAAAGCCTTAGCAACAGAAGGAAAATCAGGAGATTGGGAAATAGATAGGAAGTTGCTAAAGTTAGGAGAAAAAATAGCATCTGGATCCTCTGGAGATTT GTATCGTGGAGTTTATCTCGGTGAAGATGTTGCTGTTAAGGTTCTGAGATCGGAGCAATTGAATGATGCCTTAGAGGATGAGTTTGCTCAAGAAGTGGCAATTCTGAG GCAGGTGCATCATAAAAATGTTGTTCGTTTCATTGGTGCATGTACAAAGTGTCCACATTTGTGCATAATAACAG AGTATATGCCCGGAGGAAGTCTGTACGATTACGTGCACAAAAATCATAATGTCTTGGAGCTGTCTCAATTACTAAAATTTGCAATTGATGTCTGCAAGGGTATGGAGTATTTGCATCAAAGCAATATAATTCACAGAGATCTGAAGACGGCTAATTTGCTGATGGATACACACAAT GTTGTTAAAGTCGCAGATTTTGGAGTTGCTCGGTTCCTAAATCAAGGGGGAGTGATGACAGCAGAAACTGGGACATATAGATGGATGGCACCAGAG GTTATAAATCATCAGCCCTATGATCAGAAAGCAGACGTATTCAGTTTTTCCATCGTACTGTGGGAATTAGTGACGGCAAAG GTACCATATGACACCATGACTCCACTACAAGCTGCCTTGGGTGTGAGACAG GGTCTGCGGCCAGAACTTCCGAAGAATGGGCACCCTAAATTATTAGAGTTGATGCAAAGATGTTGGGAAGCAATTCCAAGCCACCGTCCATCCTTTAATGAGATAACTGCTGAACTTGAAAATCTTTTGCAAGAAATGGag CTGTAG
- the LOC114371883 gene encoding serine/threonine-protein kinase STY8-like isoform X1, producing MDLVEGVGESSSPPRAFSGYSNYDVRNDVYNRLLQTGHDQAVSNPDFREHLEAHFNRLPPSYGLDVNIDRAEDVLLHQSLLALAKDPHKRPVYHIRFLENISTRTDSEDQQILSTHYSPGSSSHATNGGAVSPGKSKMRDIANEFEPCSKLEDLNLDVRKNSKETEEKFLSDNFFQRLEHSSVPVHEIIFSTVDKPKLLSQLSALLSDIGLNIREAHVFSTTDGYSLDVFVVDGWPVEETDDLYDAMEKAVSRSEGSWSRSLKSHSAVEKALATEGKSGDWEIDRKLLKLGEKIASGSSGDLYRGVYLGEDVAVKVLRSEQLNDALEDEFAQEVAILRQVHHKNVVRFIGACTKCPHLCIITEYMPGGSLYDYVHKNHNVLELSQLLKFAIDVCKGMEYLHQSNIIHRDLKTANLLMDTHNVVKVADFGVARFLNQGGVMTAETGTYRWMAPEVINHQPYDQKADVFSFSIVLWELVTAKVPYDTMTPLQAALGVRQGLRPELPKNGHPKLLELMQRCWEAIPSHRPSFNEITAELENLLQEMEKDSEANAVEFFSRSLVAPREKGVHRNRDQYKVRKCKEAY from the exons ATGGATTTGGTGGAAGGCGTCGGAGAGAGTTCCTCGCCGCCGCGCGCCTTCAGCGGCTACAGCAACTACGACGTCCGCAACGATGTCTACAACCGCCTTCTTCAAACCGGCCACGACCAAGCCGTTTCCAACCCCGACTTCCGCGAACACTTGGAGGCTCACTTCAATCGCTTGCCACCGAG TTATGGACTCGATGTGAATATCGATAGAGCTGAAGATGTTCTGTTGCATCAATCCCTTCTTGCTTTGGCAAAGGACCCTCACAAGCGCCCTGTATACCATATACGCTTCCTTGAG AATATTTCAACTAGAACAGATAGTGAAGATCAACAAATTTTAAGTACTCATTATAGCCCAGGATCATCTTCCCATGCAACAAATGGGGGAGCTGTATCACCTGGTAAAAG TAAGATGAGGGATATTGCAAATGAGTTTGAGCCTTGCTCGAAGCTTGAGGACCTAAATTTGGATGTTAGAAAGAACTCAAAGGAGACAGAGGAAAAATTTCTCTCTGACAATTTTTTCCAGAG GCTTGAACATTCAAGTGTCCCCGttcatgaaataatattttccacTGTTGACAAGCCAAAGCTGTTAAGCCAG ctGTCCGCTTTGCTGTCTGATATTGGACTTAACATCCGTGAAGCTCATGTTTTCTCCACAACTGATGGCTATTCCCTTGACGTGTTTGTGGTGGATGGATGGCCAGTAGAG GAAACAGATGATTTGTATGATGCTATGGAAAAAGCTGTATCAAGAAGCGAG GGATCATGGTCTCGTTCTTTAAAATCTCATTCAGCTGTGGAGAAAGCCTTAGCAACAGAAGGAAAATCAGGAGATTGGGAAATAGATAGGAAGTTGCTAAAGTTAGGAGAAAAAATAGCATCTGGATCCTCTGGAGATTT GTATCGTGGAGTTTATCTCGGTGAAGATGTTGCTGTTAAGGTTCTGAGATCGGAGCAATTGAATGATGCCTTAGAGGATGAGTTTGCTCAAGAAGTGGCAATTCTGAG GCAGGTGCATCATAAAAATGTTGTTCGTTTCATTGGTGCATGTACAAAGTGTCCACATTTGTGCATAATAACAG AGTATATGCCCGGAGGAAGTCTGTACGATTACGTGCACAAAAATCATAATGTCTTGGAGCTGTCTCAATTACTAAAATTTGCAATTGATGTCTGCAAGGGTATGGAGTATTTGCATCAAAGCAATATAATTCACAGAGATCTGAAGACGGCTAATTTGCTGATGGATACACACAAT GTTGTTAAAGTCGCAGATTTTGGAGTTGCTCGGTTCCTAAATCAAGGGGGAGTGATGACAGCAGAAACTGGGACATATAGATGGATGGCACCAGAG GTTATAAATCATCAGCCCTATGATCAGAAAGCAGACGTATTCAGTTTTTCCATCGTACTGTGGGAATTAGTGACGGCAAAG GTACCATATGACACCATGACTCCACTACAAGCTGCCTTGGGTGTGAGACAG GGTCTGCGGCCAGAACTTCCGAAGAATGGGCACCCTAAATTATTAGAGTTGATGCAAAGATGTTGGGAAGCAATTCCAAGCCACCGTCCATCCTTTAATGAGATAACTGCTGAACTTGAAAATCTTTTGCAAGAAATGGag AAAGATTCAGAAGCGAATG CTGTAGAGTTTTTTTCACGTTCCCTTGTGGCACCGAGGGAGAAAGGAGTTCACAGAAATCGTGACCAATACAAAGTGAGAAAATGTAAAGAGGCATACTAA
- the LOC114371883 gene encoding serine/threonine-protein kinase STY46-like isoform X3, with protein MDLVEGVGESSSPPRAFSGYSNYDVRNDVYNRLLQTGHDQAVSNPDFREHLEAHFNRLPPSYGLDVNIDRAEDVLLHQSLLALAKDPHKRPVYHIRFLENISTRTDSEDQQILSTHYSPGSSSHATNGGAVSPGKRLEHSSVPVHEIIFSTVDKPKLLSQLSALLSDIGLNIREAHVFSTTDGYSLDVFVVDGWPVEETDDLYDAMEKAVSRSEGSWSRSLKSHSAVEKALATEGKSGDWEIDRKLLKLGEKIASGSSGDLYRGVYLGEDVAVKVLRSEQLNDALEDEFAQEVAILRQVHHKNVVRFIGACTKCPHLCIITEYMPGGSLYDYVHKNHNVLELSQLLKFAIDVCKGMEYLHQSNIIHRDLKTANLLMDTHNVVKVADFGVARFLNQGGVMTAETGTYRWMAPEVINHQPYDQKADVFSFSIVLWELVTAKVPYDTMTPLQAALGVRQGLRPELPKNGHPKLLELMQRCWEAIPSHRPSFNEITAELENLLQEMEKDSEANAVEFFSRSLVAPREKGVHRNRDQYKVRKCKEAY; from the exons ATGGATTTGGTGGAAGGCGTCGGAGAGAGTTCCTCGCCGCCGCGCGCCTTCAGCGGCTACAGCAACTACGACGTCCGCAACGATGTCTACAACCGCCTTCTTCAAACCGGCCACGACCAAGCCGTTTCCAACCCCGACTTCCGCGAACACTTGGAGGCTCACTTCAATCGCTTGCCACCGAG TTATGGACTCGATGTGAATATCGATAGAGCTGAAGATGTTCTGTTGCATCAATCCCTTCTTGCTTTGGCAAAGGACCCTCACAAGCGCCCTGTATACCATATACGCTTCCTTGAG AATATTTCAACTAGAACAGATAGTGAAGATCAACAAATTTTAAGTACTCATTATAGCCCAGGATCATCTTCCCATGCAACAAATGGGGGAGCTGTATCACCTGGTAAAAG GCTTGAACATTCAAGTGTCCCCGttcatgaaataatattttccacTGTTGACAAGCCAAAGCTGTTAAGCCAG ctGTCCGCTTTGCTGTCTGATATTGGACTTAACATCCGTGAAGCTCATGTTTTCTCCACAACTGATGGCTATTCCCTTGACGTGTTTGTGGTGGATGGATGGCCAGTAGAG GAAACAGATGATTTGTATGATGCTATGGAAAAAGCTGTATCAAGAAGCGAG GGATCATGGTCTCGTTCTTTAAAATCTCATTCAGCTGTGGAGAAAGCCTTAGCAACAGAAGGAAAATCAGGAGATTGGGAAATAGATAGGAAGTTGCTAAAGTTAGGAGAAAAAATAGCATCTGGATCCTCTGGAGATTT GTATCGTGGAGTTTATCTCGGTGAAGATGTTGCTGTTAAGGTTCTGAGATCGGAGCAATTGAATGATGCCTTAGAGGATGAGTTTGCTCAAGAAGTGGCAATTCTGAG GCAGGTGCATCATAAAAATGTTGTTCGTTTCATTGGTGCATGTACAAAGTGTCCACATTTGTGCATAATAACAG AGTATATGCCCGGAGGAAGTCTGTACGATTACGTGCACAAAAATCATAATGTCTTGGAGCTGTCTCAATTACTAAAATTTGCAATTGATGTCTGCAAGGGTATGGAGTATTTGCATCAAAGCAATATAATTCACAGAGATCTGAAGACGGCTAATTTGCTGATGGATACACACAAT GTTGTTAAAGTCGCAGATTTTGGAGTTGCTCGGTTCCTAAATCAAGGGGGAGTGATGACAGCAGAAACTGGGACATATAGATGGATGGCACCAGAG GTTATAAATCATCAGCCCTATGATCAGAAAGCAGACGTATTCAGTTTTTCCATCGTACTGTGGGAATTAGTGACGGCAAAG GTACCATATGACACCATGACTCCACTACAAGCTGCCTTGGGTGTGAGACAG GGTCTGCGGCCAGAACTTCCGAAGAATGGGCACCCTAAATTATTAGAGTTGATGCAAAGATGTTGGGAAGCAATTCCAAGCCACCGTCCATCCTTTAATGAGATAACTGCTGAACTTGAAAATCTTTTGCAAGAAATGGag AAAGATTCAGAAGCGAATG CTGTAGAGTTTTTTTCACGTTCCCTTGTGGCACCGAGGGAGAAAGGAGTTCACAGAAATCGTGACCAATACAAAGTGAGAAAATGTAAAGAGGCATACTAA